One window from the genome of Natrialba magadii ATCC 43099 encodes:
- a CDS encoding MogA/MoaB family molybdenum cofactor biosynthesis protein: MATDRDDRRSTDDHGHDVIDPLYVGIVTVSSSRAQADDAGSAPDDPGGDTIQECFEAEGHEVQERLLVRDDYSSIRTAVRGLVARADIDVVVTTGGTGVTADDVSPEATSSLFERDLPGFGERFRALSWEEIGTRTIASRATAGIAVDTPVFCIPGSTGACQTACEQLIVPESPHLAGLATRHQADGENQ, translated from the coding sequence ATGGCAACCGACCGAGACGATCGGCGCAGCACCGACGACCACGGACACGACGTCATCGATCCCCTCTACGTCGGGATTGTAACGGTCTCGAGTTCACGCGCGCAGGCCGACGACGCTGGGTCCGCACCCGACGACCCCGGCGGTGACACCATCCAGGAGTGCTTCGAAGCCGAGGGCCACGAGGTACAAGAGCGGCTGCTCGTCCGAGACGACTATTCGTCGATCCGGACCGCTGTTCGCGGCCTCGTTGCGCGAGCCGATATCGATGTCGTCGTCACGACCGGCGGGACGGGCGTCACCGCGGACGATGTGTCCCCAGAAGCGACATCGTCGCTGTTCGAGCGGGACCTCCCGGGCTTTGGCGAGCGGTTTCGCGCGCTCTCGTGGGAGGAGATCGGCACGCGGACCATTGCCTCGCGTGCGACCGCTGGCATCGCCGTCGACACACCGGTGTTTTGTATCCCAGGGAGCACCGGCGCGTGTCAGACCGCGTGCGAACAGCTGATCGTCCCCGAGTCGCCCCACCTTGCAGGACTGGCGACGCGTCACCAGGCCGACGGCGAAAATCAGTAG
- a CDS encoding RPA family protein: MSQSELTREVARRVFASEFNDSTYTFKESDDERAPNFALLPTGDRANRVFIVGTLTETEDVGEDSEYWRGRVVDPTGTFFVYAGQYQPEAASILRETEPPAYVSVVGKPRTYETEDGSVNVSVRPESIAVVDAATRDRWVVETAERTLDRIEAFEEWEAEQEAPESASTAPTNEYAQMAREQYDSPVVNYRNDVIQALEQLEETEATA, from the coding sequence ATGAGCCAGTCAGAACTCACTCGCGAAGTCGCCCGCCGCGTCTTCGCCTCGGAATTCAACGATTCGACGTACACGTTCAAAGAAAGCGACGACGAGCGCGCGCCGAACTTCGCCCTGCTCCCGACGGGCGACCGCGCAAACCGCGTGTTCATCGTCGGTACTCTCACCGAAACCGAGGACGTCGGCGAGGACAGCGAGTACTGGCGCGGCCGCGTCGTCGATCCGACGGGGACGTTCTTCGTCTACGCCGGGCAGTACCAGCCCGAAGCGGCCTCGATCCTGCGTGAAACCGAGCCGCCAGCGTACGTCTCGGTCGTCGGCAAGCCACGGACCTACGAGACCGAGGACGGCAGCGTCAACGTCTCGGTCCGACCCGAATCGATCGCCGTTGTCGACGCCGCGACCCGCGACCGCTGGGTCGTCGAAACCGCAGAACGCACGCTCGACCGCATTGAGGCCTTCGAGGAGTGGGAAGCCGAACAGGAGGCCCCCGAAAGCGCCTCGACTGCGCCGACGAACGAGTACGCCCAGATGGCCCGCGAGCAGTACGACTCGCCGGTCGTCAACTACCGCAACGACGTGATTCAGGCACT
- a CDS encoding replication protein A (Replication protein A protects and stabilize the intermediate ssDNA that is generated by the unwinding action of a DNA helicase at the replication fork. In addition, SSBs prevent the formation of secondary structures by single-stranded template DNA.), translated as MSDVRQHADDIHDQFSDHLDVSVEDVEERLATLVDEYKVPMDEARRSVTNHYLEEAGLDREDLSSGSSEAVNVEDVDEPEEWVDLTAKVIELWDPRSDSVAQVGLLGDPTGTIKFTKWAKSELPALEEGGVYSLQNVVTDEYQGRYSVKLNSTTIIEELDEELEVGDDTSEIEGALVDMQSGSGLIKRCPKEDCTRVLQNGRCNEHGEVEGEFDLRIKAVVDDGLDAHEVIFDKEATEELTGLSLEEAKDMAMDALDTTVVADEIADDIVGTYYRIEGPTFGRYVLADDVSELDGPADAEQLLIKARSM; from the coding sequence ATGAGCGACGTACGACAGCATGCGGACGACATCCACGACCAGTTTTCGGACCACCTCGACGTGAGCGTCGAGGACGTCGAAGAGCGCCTGGCCACGCTCGTCGACGAGTACAAAGTACCAATGGACGAGGCGCGCCGGAGCGTCACCAACCACTACTTAGAGGAGGCCGGCCTCGACCGCGAGGACCTCTCGAGTGGCTCCAGTGAAGCGGTGAACGTCGAAGACGTCGACGAACCCGAGGAGTGGGTCGACCTCACGGCGAAAGTCATCGAACTCTGGGATCCACGAAGCGACTCCGTCGCGCAGGTCGGCCTGCTCGGCGACCCGACGGGAACGATCAAGTTTACCAAGTGGGCCAAATCAGAACTGCCCGCACTCGAGGAGGGCGGGGTCTACTCGCTCCAGAACGTCGTCACCGACGAGTACCAGGGCCGGTACTCGGTCAAACTCAACAGCACGACGATCATCGAGGAACTCGACGAGGAGCTCGAAGTCGGTGACGACACGAGCGAGATCGAAGGCGCGCTCGTCGACATGCAAAGCGGCAGCGGCCTCATCAAGCGCTGCCCGAAGGAGGACTGCACCAGGGTTCTCCAGAACGGGCGCTGTAACGAACACGGCGAGGTCGAAGGCGAGTTCGACCTCCGGATCAAGGCTGTCGTCGACGACGGACTCGACGCGCACGAGGTCATCTTCGACAAGGAGGCGACGGAGGAGCTAACCGGACTCTCCCTCGAGGAGGCCAAGGACATGGCGATGGACGCACTCGACACGACCGTCGTCGCCGACGAAATCGCGGACGACATCGTCGGCACCTACTACCGCATCGAGGGGCCGACGTTCGGCCGCTACGTGCTCGCAGACGACGTCTCCGAACTCGACGGGCCCGCCGATGCTGAACAGTTGCTGATCAAAGCGAGGTCGATGTAA